In one window of Juglans regia cultivar Chandler chromosome 3, Walnut 2.0, whole genome shotgun sequence DNA:
- the LOC108998050 gene encoding protein NRT1/ PTR FAMILY 4.5-like, with amino-acid sequence MAMEKPETVEGKVDWKGRAAVKYKHGGTRSAVLILGAFCFEGMATLALAVNLVTYFNGVMHMEIADAANQLTNYMGTGYILSILAAALADTYIGRFKTVLVSACLELAGLALLTIQARYPGLKPPTCNIFDPTSRCEKVDGGNAAILFVALYFLAAGAAGVKAALPSHGADQFDEKDPKEARQMSSFFNGLLLAICIGGVVSLTLIVWIQDNRGWDWGFGISTIAMFLAVIIFSAGLPMYRIQVIQGTSAITEIIQVYVAAIRNRNLHLPEDPTELYEMDMDKEAALEVEFLPHRDVFRFLDKAAIRPTSTGQHGSQEAANPWKLCRVTQVENAKVILGMVPIFGCTIIMTLCLAQLQTFSIQQGVTMDTSVTKSFHIPPASLPIIPILFMIIIIPIYDRIFVPFARKITGIPTGISHLQRVGVGLILSAISMAVAAILEVKRKGVARDNNMLDAIPVIQPLPISTFWLSFQYFIFGIADMFTYVGLLEFFYSQAPKGLKSISTCFLWCSMALGYYFSTIIVQIVNRATKDTRSGGWIAGNNINRNHLNLFYWLLSIMSLINFCIYLFVAKRYKYRPEINPVVSNDNKE; translated from the exons ATGGCCATG GAGAAACCTGAGACCGTTGAAGGAAAGGTGGATTGGAAAGGAAGAGCGGCTGTTAAGTACAAACATGGAGGAACCAGAAGTGCTGTCCTCATACTTG GCGCGTTTTGTTTCGAGGGCATGGCAACCTTGGCACTGGCGGTGAACTTGGTGACATACTTCAACGGGGTGATGCATATGGAAATAGCCGATGCTGCTAACCAGCTAACCAACTACATGGGCACTGGCTACATTCTCTCCATTCTAGCAGCTGCCCTTGCAGACACCTACATTGGCAGATTTAAAACTGTCCTCGTTTCAGCATGCCTGGAGTTAGCG GGACTAGCATTGTTAACAATACAAGCTCGCTATCCCGGGCTAAAGCCCCCAACTTGCAACATCTTTGATCCAACTTCGCGCTGTGAGAAAGTCGATGGTGGCAATGCTGCCATCCTCTTTGTTGCCCTGTATTTTCTTGCTGCTGGGGCTGCAGGAGTCAAAGCTGCATTGCCATCACATGGGGCTgatcaatttgatgaaaaggaCCCCAAAGAAGCAAGGCAGATGTCCAGTTTCTTCAACGGCCTTTTACTGGCCATATGTATTGGTGGTGTTGTCAGCTTAACACTAATTGTGTGGATCCAAGATAATAGGGGATGGGACTGGGGCTTTGGAATCTCTACCATCGCCATGTTCTTGGCTGTGATTATCTTTTCTGCGGGATTGCCAATGTACAGGATACAAGTTATTCAAGGAACCAGCGCCATCACTGAAATCATACag gtgtATGTTGCAGCCATACGTAACAGAAATCTTCACCTTCCTGAGGACCCCACAGAGCTCTATGAAATGGATATGGACAAGGAAGCTGCTTTGGAAGTAGAATTTTTACCTCACAGAGACGTTTTCAG GTTTTTAGACAAAGCAGCCATCCGACCAACATCTACAGGGCAGCATGGCAGCCAAGAGGCTGCAAACCCATGGAAACTTTGCAGAGTAACTCAAGTGGAAAATGCCAAAGTAATACTAGGAATGGTCCCAATTTTTGGATGCACAATTATAATGACCCTTTGCCTGGCTCAGCTCCAAACCTTCTCAATCCAACAAGGTGTCACCATGGACACAAGCGTCACCAAATCTTTTCACATCCCACCAGCCTCACTCCCCATCATCCCAATTCTATTCATGATCATTATAATCCCCATCTACGACCGGATTTTTGTTCCCTTCGCAAGAAAAATCACGGGCATCCCCACCGGAATCTCCCACCTGCAACGTGTAGGAGTTGGCCTAATTCTCTCAGCCATCTCCATGGCCGTGGCTGCAATACTGGAAGTGAAGCGAAAAGGCGTAGCAAGGGACAACAACATGCTTGATGCCATCCCAGTGATACAGCCATTGCCCATTAGCACATTCTGGCTATCGTTTCAGTACTTCATATTTGGAATTGCAGACATGTTCACGTACGTGGGTCTGCTTGAGTTCTTCTATTCACAGGCACCGAAAGGCCTCAAATCCATCTCGACTTGCTTCCTGTGGTGCTCCATGGCTCTGGGATATTATTTCAGCACCATAATTGTCCAAATTGTTAACAGAGCAACAAAGGATACGAGAAGTGGAGGTTGGATTGCAGGGAATAATATTAACAGGAACCATTTGAACCTCTTCTACTGGTTGCTTTCTATAATGAGCTTGATCAACTTCTGTATCTATTTGTTTGTGGCTAAGAGGTACAAGTACAGGCCTGAGATCAATCCCGTCGTCTCAAACGACAacaaggaatga